DNA sequence from the Tenacibaculum mesophilum genome:
CACTTTTTGTAAATATGTTAGGTAAATCATTTAATTCATTTAAAATTCTTTTAGCTATGGGGTATAGGTAGTGTGCTTCGTTTGTAGGCTCGACACCTCGTTGATGTCTTTTAAATAAAGTACAATTCATTTTACTCTCAAATAATTTTATTCCGTTAGAAATATTAGGTTGAGAAACAAAACATTTATTGGCCGCACGTGTAAGGTTTTTTTCTTCATATACAGCAATAAAAAACTTTAATAAACGCTCTTCCATTATAATTATAAATTATGATTAAGATACAAAAATAGTATTTTGAGTAGTTTTTTTTGAAATGTACCTTTGTAAAATCTAATAAAATAGTTAGCTAGTAGTAAAGTTGAATTTAAATTAGTATAAAAAATAATTATAACAAAGGAATGATTTATGGAAGATAAAAAATTAGTAGTTATTACTGGAGCTAGTTCTGGTTTTGGGTTAGAAATGGCTAAAATGTTTGCAGAAGACGGATACCCTCTTTTATTATTAGCAAGAAGGGTAGAAAAGATGGAGGCTTTAAACTTACCTAATACCTTGTGTAAAAAAGTTGATGTAACTGATAAAACGGGATTAGAAAAAGCAATAAGAGCGGCTGAAGCTGTTTATGGAGAAACTGATTTATTGATAAATAATGCAGGGGTTATGTTATTAGGATCCATTGAAACACAAAATGCCAATGAATGGCAAAAAATGTTAGATGTTAATGTAATGGGAGTGATGCATGGTATGCAAACGGTAATACCAAGTATGAAGGCTCGTAAAGGTGGAACTATAATAAATTTGTCATCTATGGCAGGCTATCAAGCTTTTGAAAATCATGCAGCATATTGTGCTAGTAAGTTTGGTGTTCGTGGGTTAACACAAACAGCGAGATTAGAGTTATCTCCCTTTAACGTGCGAGTAATAACAATTGAACCTGGTGCGGTTAAAACAGAATTGCTCGAGCATACTACGGATGATACAATAATTAAAGGATATAATGAGTGGAAAGAGAGTGTAGGAGCTGTTAATATTACTGCTAAAGATGTTGCTAAGACTATAAAGTTTGCATATGAGTTACCACAATCTGTGTTGTTAAGAGAAATTGTTATTTGCGATACTATGCAAGATGCTTAGTCTTTTCTTTTAGGGTAACATTATTTTAGAATGAGATAATAAAATATAATATGCAATAAAAAAAACCACAACATTTTGTTGTGGTTTTTTTATATCTATGGTAAGTAAAGCTTTTATGATTTTAAGCTACCTGTCATATCTTCTGGTTTTACCCATTCGTCATACTGTTCTGGAGTTACGTATCCTAAACGTACTGCTTCTTCTTTTAAAGTAGTTCCGTTTGCGTGTGCTGTATTTGCAATCTCAGCAGCTTTGTAATATCCAATTTTAGTATTTAATGCCGTAACTAACATTAATGAGTTATTTAATAACTCAGTGATTCTTGTTTGGTTTGGTTCAATACCAGCAGCACAGTTTACATCAAACGATACACAAGCATCCCCAATTAATTGAGCCGATTGTAATACGTTAGCTGCCATCATAGGTTTAAAAACGTTTAATTCGTAGTGACCTTGAGTACCACCAACAGTTACCGCAACATCGTTACCCATTACTTGTGCACAAACCATAGTCATAGCTTCTGCCTGAGTTGGGTTTACTTTTCCTGGCATAATAGAAGATCCTGGTTCATTCGCAGGAATAATGATTTCTCCAATTCCTGAACGAGGTCCGGAAGCCATTAAACGAATATCATTTGCTATTTTATTTAATGAAACGGCTAATTGTTTTAGCGCTCCGTGAGTTTCAACTAATGCGTCATGAGCAGCTAAAGCTTCAAATTTATTTTCAGCAGTTATAAATGGTAATCCTGTAAACTCAGCAATGTATTTAGCAACTAACACATCGTAACCAGCAGGTGTATTTAATCCAGTTCCTACCGCTGTTCCACCCAACGCTAATTGTGCTAAATGTGCTAAGGTGTTTTTTAAAGCGTTTAACCCGAAGTTTAATTGAGCAACATATCCAGAAAACTCTTGACCTAAGGTTAGGGGAGTAGCATCCATTAAATGTGTACGCCCAATTTTCACCACATCTTTAAAAGCTTCAGCTTTTGTTTGTAAAGTATCACGCAATTGTTCAACACCAGGAATGGTTACTTCTACAATTTTTTTGTAGGCAGCAATGTGCATTCCAGTAGGGAAGGTATCGTTAGAAGATTGCGATTTGTTTACATCGTCGTTTGGTTGGATGGTTTTTTCACCTTCACCAATTACATTCCCAGCGATTTCGTGAGCACGGTTAGCAATAACTTCGTTTACATTCATGTTAGATTGTGTACCAGAACCTGTTTGCCAGATTACTAATGGGAATTGGTCGTCGTGCTTTCCAGCTAATATTTCATCACATACTTGTGCAATCAAATCACGTTTTTCAGTAGCTAATACACCTAACTCAGCGTTAGTGAAAGCAGCTGCTTTTTTTAAGTATGCAAATCCATATACAACTTCTAATGGCATAGAGGCAGCAGGACCAATTTTAAAATTGTTACGAGAACGCTCGGTTTGTGCTCCCCAATATTTATCAGCAGGAACTTCTACTTGTCCCATTGTATCTTTCTCAATTCTATATTTTGTCATTTGGAATGATTTAAAATGCTTAAAATTAATGATGTTCAAAATTACAAATTCTAATAGTTTTTAATAGTGATTTTTATCAGATTTTATTGGAGGAAAAGAAAAATAGTTATAATTTTGTGGCATAACAATTATTAATAAGAAACAAATGTTAGATTTTTCAGAATTTTCAGGATTGGTATTATTCATGTTTATTTTTACAGCTGGATTTTGGTTGTTAATTTTCTTATTAACATTTGTAGTTCCTTACTGGATTGGTGGAACTATCTGGGAAAACATGAAGTTGAAAAGAGAAGCTAAAAAAGCTGCTGAAGAAGGTAAGTAAGCTTTTAATATGATATAATAAAAAAGCTCGCAATTTTGCGAGCTTTTTTATGTATAAAATAGAAAGCTTATCTTTTCATTAAGTATTTATTAAAACTTTTTCCGTTTATTTTAGTGTATTTAGAGTCTATATCAAAAGCTACTTCCATTCCAGTAATATCAAACTCTCCTGATACTTTTGTGTATTTAATATTTAAGTCTTCTTCAAACTTTACATTTCTAAATGATACACCATCTTTAAATTCGGTATATTTAAAAATAGCACTTTCATTGAAAACAGAGTTTTTAAAGCTTACAAAACGGTTAAAATCTGCATACTTAAATGTAGCTGGTTCCTCAAAAGAGGTGTTTTCGAAAGTAATATCTCTATCAAATTTTGCGTACTTAAATGTTGAGTCACCTTTAAATTTAGTGTTAGAAAAGTTTGTGTTTCTCTCAAAATTTGAATATTTAAACATCGCTTTTTGTTCAAAAGTACAATCTTTAAATACAACAATATCTTCAAAATTAGCAACAAAAGTATATCCACTTTTCTCATGAGGAATGTAGGCTAAAACATCATCATCAAAAACACAATTTACAAAAGAAACTTTATTTGTAATTTGTTTTTCAACGGTGTTAGATCCTCCATTATTCCACCAACTTTTTCTTTTAGGTAATTTAGGTAACGCTTCATTCATAAAAGTAAAGTCTAATGTACCTTTAATAGTAGTGTTAGAAATTTCTATTGCTTTTCCGTTTTTAACATCTCTCATAATGTCAGATGCATTTATAACTTTTTGAGCAAAAGCAGTTGAAAAGCAAAGTAAAAGTCCTGTAATAGTAACTATAATTTTCATTTTTAATGGTTTTTTAAGTTCTATATAAAAGACAACTAACTTTTGGTTTTTGTGACACTTAAAAAAAAACAGTATTTAGTTTCCTAAATACTGTTAGTATATTTTCTTAAAAGAGGATATTAGTTTACTGAGTCACTTAAACCAGCACCAGCTTTAAATTTAACTACGTTTTTAGCAGCAATTTTTATTTCTTTTCCTGTTTGAGGGTTTCTACCAGTTCTAGCAGCTCTCTTAGAAACAGACCAAGTTCCCCATCCAACTAAAGCAACTTTATCACCTTTCTTTAAAGTATTAGTTACGTTAGTAGTTAAAGAATCTAATGCAGCTTTAGCGGCAGCTTTAGAAATTCCTGCATCAGCAGCCATCGCATCGATTAAATCTGATTTGTTCATAATTTAAATAGATTTTAAAATTAATTAATATTTTTTTGCTTCAATAGCTCAACAAATATAGACGGAACGCGAGATTGTGCAAGATTTGACTTGAAAAAAATACTCTTTTGTTAATAAGTTACCTTAAATTGTTAATAACCACTCATCTTTTTTTGTTAAAAACGCTAAAACCCCATGGATAAAGGGCTAGAGAACTTTTGCATCTTTTTCGAATTGAAAACCGTTTAATAAACTCTGAACATCCATTAACTTTTTACCAGAAATTTTAATTTGATGAATATTTAAGTAACCATCTGTAACAGCAATTTTTAACTCCTTTTTAGTGGTAACGATAGCACCAACCTCAAGATTATGAGAAGTAGGGGCTTTACTAACTCCGTATATTTTAGCAGAAAGTTCATCATCTCCATTTACAATGGTAGTCCAAGCAGCAGGATATGGATTTAATCCGCGAATATGATTATAAATATCATTTAAAGATTTAGACCAATCTATCTTACAGTTATGAGGGTACAATTTTGGAGCAGATTTCTCTTCTAATTCAGGTTGTTTAGTAGTTGTAACATCTCCTTTAGCAATTAAGTCTAAAGTTTCAGCAACTAGTTTAGCTCCTAAGTGCATTAATCTGTCGTGTAACTCACCAACAATTTCATCTCCTTTAATAGTTACCTCATTTTGTAATATGATTTCTCCTGTATCAATTTTACCATCAATAAAGAAAGTAGTAACACCTGTTTTCGTTTCGCCATTTATAATTGCCCAATTAATAGGTGCAGCACCACGATATTCTGGTAATAATGAAGCATGTAAATTAAAAGTACCATATTCTGGTAGTGCCCAAACGGATTTAGGTAACATTCTAAAAGCAACAACTACTTGTAAGTTAGCATCCCACTTTTTTAAATCTTTTTGGAATTCTTCGTTCTTTAAGTTTTTGGGTTGAAGAATAGGCAGGTTTTGAGAAAGTGCATATTTTTTTACAGCAGATTGATTAAGCTTACGACCTCTACCAGCAGGTTTATCTGGAGCAGTAATAACTCCTACTACATTATAATCATTCTCCACTAAATGCTGTAAAATAGTAGCAGCAAAATCAGGAGTTCCCATAAAAACGATGCGTAAATCTCTCATTTATTTTAAAAAGTATTTATTGTTTTTTGTGTGTATTTTTTCTTCGGAAAGAAGCTCTCGCAAAAGTATTAAAATGTTCGTTTCTTTTTCATTTAATAGCGAGCAGATTTCAGTAACTGTATAGGTTTTTTCTTTTTGTAAGTTAGAAAGAATATCTTTTTGGCTTATACTAGTTTTGTTTTTTCTTTGCAAACAAACATCACAGATTCCACAACTTTGAGAGCTGTGTTCACCAAAATAGGAAAGAAGTTGTACGCTTCTACAAACCGAATTGTTTTCTATAAACTGAAGTAAGTCTCTATTTTTTTGTTTTTTCTGTTTAATGTATTGTTTAATGTTTAGAGAAATTCGGTTGATGGTTTTATCATCTTCTCTAGGGTGTAAAAAGAAAAGTTCCGAATTGTTAGTAGCTTTTGTATAAGCTATTAATTCTTTTTGAGCTAACTTTTCTAAAGTATTGATTACGAACCAAGAGGTAGTACCTAGCTTTTTAGCAATGTAAAATTCATCAATTTTTACAGGGTTTTCAAAAATGCCACCATACATACGTAAAATTTGTTGGACAAAATTTTTAATTTGGGAGTTTTGATTTGTATGTGATATAACTTGTTTGTTTGAGGCTAAAAACTGAACTGTAGATTTTTGTTGGAAGCTATGATTTAATTCAATAATGCCATTATTATTGAGTATTTGAAGAGCATTGAATGTTTTATTGGGGATGAAATTATACTTATTACAAAAAGCTAAAAAATTAAAATCGAAAGCAGTTTCGATTAATTCACCTTTTGCAATTTGAAAATGTTGATATAGTTTTTGGTGAATAGTTTTTATTTCATCAATGGTTGGTAATGATTTTTCAAGTAATTCACTACTTAAAGAAATATCACTATCGTTAGTTAATACTACAGGGAAAGACTTTACTCCATCACGTCCACCACGACCCGCTTCTTGAATGTAGTTTTCAATAGAAAAAGGTAGGTTAAGATGAATAACAACTCGAACGTTGGGTTTGTCTATTCCCATACCAAAAGCATTGGTAGCAACTATAATTGGAGTTTTCTCTGTCATCCAATTATCAAAAGCTAACTTTTTTTCTACAGGAGAAAGACCTCCATGGTAAAAAGAACTTTTAAATCCATTAGCATTTAAGTAACTGCTAATTTCTTTCGTTTTACTACGAGTATTTACATATATAATTGAAGGAGCTTTTGTTTTAGTAAAAATCTGATTGAGCTTACCAAGCTTGTCTTCAGTTTTAAAAATTTGATAGGCTAAATTCTCTCTAAAAAAAGATTTTTTGAAAACGGTAGGTTTTTCTAATTCAAGAGAAGAAACAATATCTGAAATTACTTTTTGAGTTGCCGTAGCTGTTAAAGCAATTATAGGGGTTGTTGGTAGTAACTCTTTTAAAACAGTAATCTCTTGATAAGAAGGACGGAAATCGTGCCCCCATTCAGAAATACAATGTGCTTCATCAATAGCTATTAAGTTTACATTTAGTTGCTTTATTTTTTCTTGAATAAAACGAGATTGCAACCGTTCAGGTGAAATGTATAAAAACTTAGTATTTCCAAACCGAATATTATCAAAAAGTGTAATAATATCGTCTTGTGAGCTTCCAGAAGATATTAAAGTAGCTTTTATGCCTTTATCAATAAGATTAGCAACTTGATCTTGCATTAAGGCAACTAAGGGAGAAACTACTATACAAACTCCTTCCTTAACCAATGCGGGTACTTGAAAACAAATAGACTTTCCACCTCCTGTAGGAAGTAAAGCAACAACATTGTTTCCTGTTAAAACTTCAGTAATTATTTCTTGTTGAGGTTTTCTAAAAGAAGTATAGCCCCAATAATGTTTTAATATTTGTAGCGATTTATCATACATCGTGTTTTAACGAATGTAAAATAAAATCACAGCGCTCTTGTACCGAACCAAAAGGAACATCAATAATATTATAGCCTACTTCCTCGTAAGCTTCTTTTAAAAAGGTATCTATTTTCACTGATTGCTCGAAGGTTTCATAACGTTCGTTGTCAGATTTATAAATAGCCTCCCAAGGAGCGCACATAAATACTTTATTGTATAAATATTTATTGCTTTTTTTAATAAAAACATCTGGGTAGTCAGAACCTAAATAATTCATATAAGCGTGTACATCAGGAATCCCTCTATCAAAAAAGATAATCTCAGCATCACTTTGGTGAGCTTCTAAGTACTGTTGCTCTCTTCCTTCTAATAATAGTTGGCTAAATAATAAAGGTTGCTCTAAAAAAAGTTGATCAATACCATCTTTTTGAGCTTTAAGTGTAACCTCTCTTGAAATCTCTGGCATACATTCATATCCACGTCTAATAAATTCTCTTAAAATAGAGGATTTACCTGTACCAGGACCACCTATTAAAACTATTTTTTGTTGCATGGGGCAAAAATAAAAGTTTCAAGTTATAAATATAATAAATAGTGTAATTTTGTGCATCATCACTACATGCTTTAAATTTTTGATGAGTTTTTATAAAATAGTAATTTCTGAGTTATGCAAGATAGAGAAGCTTTTTACGCAAAATTAAAATCACAATTAGAAGATACCACAACGTTTCCAGCTAAGTATTTATATAAATTTATTGTTCCTACTGATGGTAGTCAGGAGAAAGAAGTACAAGACTTATTTAATAATGCTGGAGCAGTTATCAATACAAAAAAATCTAAAACAGGAAAATACGTAAGTGTATCAATACATATTACAGTAAAGAGTTCAAACGAAGTTATTTCGTATTATAAAAAAGCAGAGGCAATAAAAGGTATTATTTCTTTGTAAATTTATAACAAAAAAAGTTTTACACTTTCATTTTTGGATGTAGTTTTTCTTTTAAAAAAAGAAAAATTATGGCTAAAAATCTTTTACTAAGCTAAAAGTATGGCAAAGAACTTGATGCAATAAAAAAGATAAGTAATTATTTCTAGTAAGGAAAAGAATGATAAAAAAGCTATGAAACAACTATATGGTTAGAGTAAGAAAAGGGGATTAATAAAATTTAAGAATACGTTTAACCAATAATACAAAGTGAGAAAATATATTTTTTTAACAACATTATTTATAATCGTTTCATGTGATCTTGTTAGTTTAAAGACTAAAAGAGTTACGAGTGAAAGACCAATTGCTACTGTTTATAATAAACATCTATACAAAAAAGATATTGCTGGTTTATTGCCAAAAAATCTTTCACCCAAAGATAGTTTAGTTATAGTAAAAGGTTTGATTAATTCTTGGGCTAAACAAGAATTATTGTACATTAAAGCAGAAGAGAATATCTCAGAAGTAAACAGTGAAGAAATACAAAACTTAGTTAACGATTATAAAAAGAGTTTATACATTAACGGCTATAAAGAACGTTTGATAAAACAACAATTAGATACGGTTGTTACTGAGGAAGAAATAGAGTTGTATTATGAGGAAAATAAAGAGAATTTTAAAGTAAGTGAAGAACTTGTACAATTTGAATATGTACATTTTGGTAAAGATTACCTGGATAAAAAAGAAACAATAAAGCAGTTTAAGTCAGAAAAAGAAGAGGATAAAGAAGATTTAGAAAGACATTTATTAAATTTTAAATCATATCGATTACAAGATTCAACTTGGGTAACTTTTGAATATTTAAAGAAAAAAATTCCACCTTTTCGTAACGAAACGAAAGAAAACTTGTTAAAAATATCAAAATTCATACA
Encoded proteins:
- a CDS encoding SDR family oxidoreductase, with the protein product MEDKKLVVITGASSGFGLEMAKMFAEDGYPLLLLARRVEKMEALNLPNTLCKKVDVTDKTGLEKAIRAAEAVYGETDLLINNAGVMLLGSIETQNANEWQKMLDVNVMGVMHGMQTVIPSMKARKGGTIINLSSMAGYQAFENHAAYCASKFGVRGLTQTARLELSPFNVRVITIEPGAVKTELLEHTTDDTIIKGYNEWKESVGAVNITAKDVAKTIKFAYELPQSVLLREIVICDTMQDA
- the fumC gene encoding class II fumarate hydratase, with the protein product MTKYRIEKDTMGQVEVPADKYWGAQTERSRNNFKIGPAASMPLEVVYGFAYLKKAAAFTNAELGVLATEKRDLIAQVCDEILAGKHDDQFPLVIWQTGSGTQSNMNVNEVIANRAHEIAGNVIGEGEKTIQPNDDVNKSQSSNDTFPTGMHIAAYKKIVEVTIPGVEQLRDTLQTKAEAFKDVVKIGRTHLMDATPLTLGQEFSGYVAQLNFGLNALKNTLAHLAQLALGGTAVGTGLNTPAGYDVLVAKYIAEFTGLPFITAENKFEALAAHDALVETHGALKQLAVSLNKIANDIRLMASGPRSGIGEIIIPANEPGSSIMPGKVNPTQAEAMTMVCAQVMGNDVAVTVGGTQGHYELNVFKPMMAANVLQSAQLIGDACVSFDVNCAAGIEPNQTRITELLNNSLMLVTALNTKIGYYKAAEIANTAHANGTTLKEEAVRLGYVTPEQYDEWVKPEDMTGSLKS
- a CDS encoding pentapeptide repeat-containing protein, encoding MKIIVTITGLLLCFSTAFAQKVINASDIMRDVKNGKAIEISNTTIKGTLDFTFMNEALPKLPKRKSWWNNGGSNTVEKQITNKVSFVNCVFDDDVLAYIPHEKSGYTFVANFEDIVVFKDCTFEQKAMFKYSNFERNTNFSNTKFKGDSTFKYAKFDRDITFENTSFEEPATFKYADFNRFVSFKNSVFNESAIFKYTEFKDGVSFRNVKFEEDLNIKYTKVSGEFDITGMEVAFDIDSKYTKINGKSFNKYLMKR
- a CDS encoding HU family DNA-binding protein, translated to MNKSDLIDAMAADAGISKAAAKAALDSLTTNVTNTLKKGDKVALVGWGTWSVSKRAARTGRNPQTGKEIKIAAKNVVKFKAGAGLSDSVN
- the fmt gene encoding methionyl-tRNA formyltransferase, with translation MRDLRIVFMGTPDFAATILQHLVENDYNVVGVITAPDKPAGRGRKLNQSAVKKYALSQNLPILQPKNLKNEEFQKDLKKWDANLQVVVAFRMLPKSVWALPEYGTFNLHASLLPEYRGAAPINWAIINGETKTGVTTFFIDGKIDTGEIILQNEVTIKGDEIVGELHDRLMHLGAKLVAETLDLIAKGDVTTTKQPELEEKSAPKLYPHNCKIDWSKSLNDIYNHIRGLNPYPAAWTTIVNGDDELSAKIYGVSKAPTSHNLEVGAIVTTKKELKIAVTDGYLNIHQIKISGKKLMDVQSLLNGFQFEKDAKVL
- a CDS encoding RecQ family ATP-dependent DNA helicase, with the protein product MYDKSLQILKHYWGYTSFRKPQQEIITEVLTGNNVVALLPTGGGKSICFQVPALVKEGVCIVVSPLVALMQDQVANLIDKGIKATLISSGSSQDDIITLFDNIRFGNTKFLYISPERLQSRFIQEKIKQLNVNLIAIDEAHCISEWGHDFRPSYQEITVLKELLPTTPIIALTATATQKVISDIVSSLELEKPTVFKKSFFRENLAYQIFKTEDKLGKLNQIFTKTKAPSIIYVNTRSKTKEISSYLNANGFKSSFYHGGLSPVEKKLAFDNWMTEKTPIIVATNAFGMGIDKPNVRVVIHLNLPFSIENYIQEAGRGGRDGVKSFPVVLTNDSDISLSSELLEKSLPTIDEIKTIHQKLYQHFQIAKGELIETAFDFNFLAFCNKYNFIPNKTFNALQILNNNGIIELNHSFQQKSTVQFLASNKQVISHTNQNSQIKNFVQQILRMYGGIFENPVKIDEFYIAKKLGTTSWFVINTLEKLAQKELIAYTKATNNSELFFLHPREDDKTINRISLNIKQYIKQKKQKNRDLLQFIENNSVCRSVQLLSYFGEHSSQSCGICDVCLQRKNKTSISQKDILSNLQKEKTYTVTEICSLLNEKETNILILLRELLSEEKIHTKNNKYFLK
- a CDS encoding AAA family ATPase, with product MQQKIVLIGGPGTGKSSILREFIRRGYECMPEISREVTLKAQKDGIDQLFLEQPLLFSQLLLEGREQQYLEAHQSDAEIIFFDRGIPDVHAYMNYLGSDYPDVFIKKSNKYLYNKVFMCAPWEAIYKSDNERYETFEQSVKIDTFLKEAYEEVGYNIIDVPFGSVQERCDFILHSLKHDV
- a CDS encoding DUF493 family protein, producing the protein MQDREAFYAKLKSQLEDTTTFPAKYLYKFIVPTDGSQEKEVQDLFNNAGAVINTKKSKTGKYVSVSIHITVKSSNEVISYYKKAEAIKGIISL